From the Jeongeupia sp. HS-3 genome, the window TTGAAAAAAATGAGAATATCAGCAACACTCCATACGAACATCCGGCCGCCAGTTCTCGCAAAAGAAAAGCATTGAAAATAACACGCCTTGCCTTTAGCCGACTGGAATCCACCATGCGAGGTAGAATGACCTCCGCGCCACACACCAAACCGAACGAAGAAAAGAAAAGCACAACCGCAAGCGCGTACTGAAACTCTCCATATCCCCCAACACCAAGAGATCTGGCAATCAAACCACTAACAATCAGTGCAGATACAACCTGCCCCCCACGCTCTACAAGAAGCCAGCCGAAATTAAGAGCAATTTTCTTCACAAGACATATCAGAAAGATACTGCATGAAAACAAACCAAAGATCTGACATATTACAAACGAAACAACGCTCGTTCGCCAGAACCATACGGTAAACCATGTAAAATCTTGACACTTTTTTGAATCACATCTCTACCGCCCACTGTCACCTTCAATCGAATTGATCAATTTACAAGCAACACAAAAAAACGACATTCTCTTCATACCACCATTCAAACAATCAAAACGTATATGGCGATTCATCTAAAATAAGAAGCCTTGAAAATGGCTCTATACTGCATTCTTTTTCATACGGGCACTTTCTCTCACTATTGCCACCAAAAACATCACTACCCCGCCAAAGAAGGCCGCCAATACCGTAATTAACCCACGCTTTGGTCCGGATTCTTCATCAGGCGTGTCCGCCCAACTGATTTTCAATTCATCCCGCTCTTGTGCTTTGACCAATTCAACACGGCGGTCGAGCCGGTCTTTCATCGCCCCCCAGTAGGCTTCGTCTTGTAGGGCGTTAATGGCCGCAATCCACTTTCCAAGGTCACCGTTATTGCGCTTCATATTTTCCACGAGCAGGCGCTGCATGCTGGAAAGCTGATCCTGCATTTTGACGATCTGACTCTGTGCCAAATCGGAAATGCCTTGTTGTTGCAAAGTGGCCTCGGCCTGAATTCCGGCAAGGCTGATGATGCCGTATCGCTCAGCAGGCGGTATCTGGTCGATGATTTCTTTGACCGCGGGTTCAGCCAGGAGCTTACTGGCCTTGGCTTTGTTTTCAGCTGCCATGTCGCGCCGCAACTCCAGATCGTGCCTGGTCTTGGATGCTTCCAGCAGGCGCAATTCAAACAACTGCTGGGTCAAACCCTGACCAAAGGCATTGGCCAATTTGGCAGCAAAGGCCGGCTCGGTGTCGGTTACCTGCAGAACCAGCGAGCCTTCCTTGGCATTCGGCTTGATTTTGACGTGGCGTTCGATTGCGCGCAACGTGCTGTCAGCCCCCTGCGTACCGTAATGCTGTTTGAGCTGAAGCGCCTTGGAAACCGGGTTGATCAACAGCTCGTCATTCAGCAACCAGGCGTAAACAGCCGTATTCTTTGAAGGCGCAATTTTCAGCGTAGCGGTGTACTGGTTTGGCAAAGCCAGCGTGACGGCCAGAGCCAATAAACCCGCGAGCAGCGGAACCAGGATCAAGGCCCGTTTATGCCGGGCCAGGACTACCAGAATGTCTAGCAGCGAAATTTCCTGCTCGCGGGTCGAAGGATCGTGCTGTGCGTTTATAGTCATCGGTCATCCATGGAGCGCTTTTGTGTCATGGCCGTTTTGGCATGGACAAGCGCCGTGCATCAGCCCGACGCCATCGTCCATTTAAAGCGCAAACACAGATCGCGCTGGCTGCAGCCGTGGCAGGTTGTATTCAAACAAGGTTTCTTCCGCACCGGCACCGGCACTGACACGTACCGCACGCATGATCGGCAACTCGCCAACAATGCCAAGCACTCTGCCACCACTGGCCAGCAACTCCTTCAGAGCCGCTGGCAGCACGTCAAACGAGCCACAAACGATAATCGCGTCATATGGTGCTTGCGCATTAAATCCGAGCAGATCGCTAGTCTGCTCTATCCGCACATTCTTGATCCCGGCACGCTGCACACCGGCCTGGGCGAACGCCACCTTCTCGGCAGTGTCATCACTCCCATACACCTGCGCACACAGCCCGGCAGCCAACCCGATCAGATACGCGCCACTGGCCGCACCGATCACCAACACCTTGTCGGTCGGCTTGAGCTGGGCTTCCTGGACAAAGCGAGCCTCGACCTTCGGCGACAGCATCTGCCCGCCACAGGGCAGCGGCAGTTCGGTGTCGACAAAGGCCAGCGCCTTTTTGTCGGCCGGGACGAAGTCTTCGCGCTTCAAGGCGAGCACACGGTCGAGCACCTTCGAATCCAGCACGTTCCACGGGCGAATCTGTTGTTCTACCAGCAGGTAGCGGGCGTGTTCCAAATCCATCTTTGCATCACCTCAAGCTGGCCCCGTCCAGCGGGGCGCGATTTCCTTAATAGCTTGTAATTATCCCACAATATCAGTACCGTCACAGCCTGTAGTTCGCTAGGGGTTTCGCCCATCCAACATGGGCGAATGAGAGAGTCCCTCAGCACCTGATCCGGTTCACACCGGCGTAGGGAAGCGAATCGGTCGGTGCACTCGTCCCGTCCGTCAGTCCGTTCTCCTGCGCCTCTTCTCTATTTGCAGGAGGCACCACCTTGAACAAACCCACCGAATTTCGCGCCAGCGATGCCCACGTCGACGAGGCCGCGATCCAGGCTTTGCCGAACTCGCGCAAGGTCTACGTGACCGGTTCGCGCGCCGATATCCGTGTGCCGATGCGCGAAATCAGCCAGACCGATACATCGACCAGTTTCGGTGGCGAACAGAATCCCGCCATCTACGTCTATGACTGTTCCGGGCCCTACACCGATCCGCTCGCCAAGATCGATGTACGCAAGGGCCTCGCGCCGATTCGCGCCGCGTGGATCTCCGAACGCAGCGACACCGAACTGCTGAACGGTCTGACCAGCGACTACGGCCGCATGCGCGAAGCCGATGCGTCGCTCGATCCACTGCGCTTCGAGCTGACCCGTCAGCCGCGCAAAGCCAAGGCTGGCGCCAATGTCAGCCAGATGCACTACGCGCGCCGCGGCATCGTCACGCCCGAAATGGAATACGTCGCGATCCGCGAGAACCTCAAGCGCGAGGATTACATCGCGTCGCTCAAGGCCATCGGCGCCAAGGGCGAGAAGATGGCGGCGATGATGCTGCGCCAGCATCCGGGCCAATCGTTCGGCGCCAGCATTCCGGCGATGATCACGCCCGAGTTCGTCCGCGACGAGATCGCCCGC encodes:
- a CDS encoding Wzz/FepE/Etk N-terminal domain-containing protein is translated as MTINAQHDPSTREQEISLLDILVVLARHKRALILVPLLAGLLALAVTLALPNQYTATLKIAPSKNTAVYAWLLNDELLINPVSKALQLKQHYGTQGADSTLRAIERHVKIKPNAKEGSLVLQVTDTEPAFAAKLANAFGQGLTQQLFELRLLEASKTRHDLELRRDMAAENKAKASKLLAEPAVKEIIDQIPPAERYGIISLAGIQAEATLQQQGISDLAQSQIVKMQDQLSSMQRLLVENMKRNNGDLGKWIAAINALQDEAYWGAMKDRLDRRVELVKAQERDELKISWADTPDEESGPKRGLITVLAAFFGGVVMFLVAIVRESARMKKNAV
- a CDS encoding protein-L-isoaspartate O-methyltransferase, coding for MDLEHARYLLVEQQIRPWNVLDSKVLDRVLALKREDFVPADKKALAFVDTELPLPCGGQMLSPKVEARFVQEAQLKPTDKVLVIGAASGAYLIGLAAGLCAQVYGSDDTAEKVAFAQAGVQRAGIKNVRIEQTSDLLGFNAQAPYDAIIVCGSFDVLPAALKELLASGGRVLGIVGELPIMRAVRVSAGAGAEETLFEYNLPRLQPARSVFAL